Proteins encoded in a region of the Quercus lobata isolate SW786 chromosome 8, ValleyOak3.0 Primary Assembly, whole genome shotgun sequence genome:
- the LOC115955529 gene encoding E3 ubiquitin-protein ligase MARCH8-like, with translation MTPMEHGMCNEKAVIENLPNSQPQGMSGTSSNSVQSETIIVIKEETKYVSKEDENSNPKSDTLETSKVSGDDQKVESVAPDSHSSIIDIRSTCDTVSGELVNAETVCRICHLSSEHQSRTTTLIELGCGCKNELGISHPQCAEAWFRSKGNRKCEICGESAKNVTGIEENTGVVVGWTEMRIIASARNSHSSDNDGSCLRRNHFCDFLLACLVLAFILPWFFSRN, from the exons ATGACACCAATGGAGCATGGTATGTGTAATGAGAAGGCAGTCATAGAGAATTTGCCAAATTCTCAGCCACAAGGAATGAGCGGTACTTCATCAAATTCGGTTCAGTCAGAGACTATCATTGTAATAAAAGAAGAGACCAAGTATGTAAGCAAAGAAGATGAGAACTCAAATCCCAAGTCCGATACTTTGGAGACGAGTAAGGTATCTGGGGATGATCAGAAAGTAGAGTCTGTAGCACCAGATAGCCATTCCAGCATCATCGATATTAGAAGCACCTGTGATACAGTGAGTGGTGAATTGGTTAATGCTGAAACGGTTTGCAGAATATGTCATTTGAGTTCTGAACACCAGTCTAGAACTACAACTCTTATCGAGCTTGGTTGTGGCTGCAAAAATGAACTTGGTATTTCACATCCTCAGTGTGCTGAGGCCTGGTTTAGGAGTAAAGGGAATAg AAAGTGTGAAATTTGTGGTGAGAGTGCAAAAAATGTAACAGGCATTGAGGAAAACACAGGAGTTGTGGTGGGGTGGACTGAGATGAGGATAATAGCTAGCGCCAGGAATTCCCATTCCTCAGACAATGATGGCTCATGTTTGAGAAGAAATCATTTCTGTGATTTCCTGTTGGCTTGCCTGGTTCTAGCCTTTATACTACCATGGTTCTTTTCTCGGAATTAA